A window of Candidatus Bathyarchaeota archaeon genomic DNA:
AATGAGCCCAGAGGATTTTACACATTCAAACTTCCTAAGAGAAGAAAGAAATGAATAACAAGAGCGTCTAAATATCAACCTTTACCAAAACCCGACACTTACTAGTGACCAACAGAGAAAGACGCGCGCGAACCTGCGATTAGAGACATATGAAAATTTATATTAAGCTAAACGTACTGCTATAATCCAAATGAGTGCGGAAGATGAAAACACCGTCTTCTCAACGTGGTTGACGCATGATAGAACGCGTTAAAACTTTCTTCCGGAGAACTAGACAGTATATACAGATTACGCAAATGACCCCTATTGCTAGAAGATACTTTATCAAGGACGGTTTTGACGGCTCAATGACCATGCTGGGTATTATTATAGGCTTTTGGAGCGTGGGAGTCACAAAGCCTGAAATAATCGTCACCGCGGGGTTAGGGGCATGTCTAGCTATGGGGATATCCGGCCTTTTCGGCGCCTACATGACTGAAAAAGCTGAGAGACAGAGACAGCTTAAAACGCTCGAGGCTGCCATGCTCACCGATCTCAGCGGCTCAATACACAATGATGCTTCTGACTTTGTTTCTATGTATGCCGCATTTATTGATGGTTCATCACCTGTATTGACGGGGGTGATTTCTCTTGTCCCCTTCATTCTCGCGTTGACGGGAACGTTTCTCATCGGGGACGCTTACATTGTCTCGGTCATTCTCACCTTAATCACATTGTTTTCTTTAGGCCTTTATCTGGGGAGAATCGCGAAGGCGAACATTTTGTTATACGGCGCCCAGATGGTTGCCATCGGAATAGTCACAGTAGCCATATTCCTTCTACTAAGCGCCATTTAACCTTTCTACTGACCAAATCGCCTTCAATCGCCTTCAAGTCACCCAAATTTTGAGACCACAAAAGCCGGGACAACATGTACGACTTGTAGCAAACAAAAGTGCCTAATCGCCTTAAGTTGATGTTTTTTGATGAGCTTTCCTCTGACAGCAACTTTTCTAGATAAACACGGCGCGAATAAAAGATAAAGCCAGAGTTAGATGTTAAAGGCTGTAACCGAATTGGTTGTTCAGACAGAGGCGCAAACGTCGCCATCATTTAAATATCTAATACCGATGAATATTTTTAAAGAATAAATATTATGTAATTTCATAAGTGCATGAAACGATAATGGAGGAAAACAGAGTACGCCTAAACCCCTCAAAATGAGTGTTTGCATCGTAGATGCCCCCGACAAGATCCGATTACTCGCCGACTTCACGCGAACGGAAATTCTACAGCTACTGTGCGAACATCCCATGACAGAGGCTCAACTCTCCGACGAACTCGGTCTGACAAGAGCCGCGATTGGCTATCACCTCAAGCTGCTGATGAAGGCCCAACTCATTTACTTAGAAAGAGTTGAGCCCGAGGAACATGGCATCTTACAGAAATTCTACAGCCCTGTAGCGGCTTTCTTCATAGTAAACTGCGATCATATACCAAAGGATGTTAAGAGATTCTTTATACAGATGCAGATTGTGAATCTAAGAGGAATCTTCATCGCTTTCCAGCTGCAACACCGTTTCTTTGGCGTCTCACCCGAGACCCTTGAAAAGTTGGCTCTGATGATGCTCAAGCAACTTGAGAATACCGGCCGAAAATACTCAAAAGAGGGCCCAGTAGAAAACGCTGAGACCCTAAAAGTAAAGATATACGCCGAAGCCCTCAGAGTCCTTACTAAACAAGACGAGTGGCACGCCCTATTCAGAAAGTCCAGAGAACCTAAACTTTAGAGAACTCTGCGCGGCGCTCGCACATTAAGCGGAACGCCTACAAAATTTGCGTAGCATCTTGCCAAATGTAAACGTTAAATAGTTTATTGCTTTTAGTAGTCTTCTCTGGAGAGAGAACGGGAATGTCTTCAATATTTGCGAGAAGAATGCAAGATCTAGGCACAGAAACCGCATTTGAGGTGCTTGCAAAAGCTAAAGCCTTAGAAAAACAAGGTCGCGAAATAATCCACCTCGAAATTGGTGAGCCAGACTTTGATACACCTAAAAATATCAGAGACGCAGCAACAAAAGCCATGAACTCCGGCTATACGCATTATGTTCCTGCCGCTGGAATTCCTGAACTGAGAGAAGCCATAGCAGAACACATCTCAGAAACAAGACACATTACAGTAAACCCTGAAGAAGTTGTTGTGACACCTGGCGCCAAGCCAATAATATTCTTCGGCATACTGGCTTGCGTCGAAATAGGTGACGAAGTGATGTATCCAAACCCGGGGTTTCCAATATATGAATCTCTGATAAAATTCATCGGCGCGAAACCAGTGCCCATGCCACTGAAAGAAGAAAACGATTTTGCAATAGACACAGTGGACACATTGGAAAAAATCTCAGACAAAACCAAGATGATTATTCTTAACTTTCCAGAAAACCCCACAGGCGGCGTGTTAACAAAAGAGAACTTGGAAACTATCGCTGACAAAGTCAAAGACAGAGACGATTTGATTATAGTTTCAGATGAAATGTACAGTCGGATGATTTACGAAGGTGAGCATAGAAGCATTGCTTCACTTCCAGGAATAAAAGACAAAACAGTGATAATAGACGGGTTCTCAAAAACATACGCTATGACTGGGTGGCGACTGGGTTACGGAGTTATGCCAAAGAACCTGGCAGAAAAAATCACGCAGCTCATGATAAACTCTAACTCTTGCACTTGTGCTTTCTCACAGATGGCGGGCGTCGAAGCTTTACGTGGTCCTCAAGATGAGGTAAAAAGGATGGTGGAAGAGCTAAAGCGAAGACGCGAAGTCATAGTATCTGGCTTAAACAGAATAGAGGGCATAACCTGCAAGAAACCTCAAGCTACGTTCTATGTCTTCCCAAACGTGAAAGAAGTAAACATGGACAGCCGAAAACTACCGGACTTTCTGCTTAATAAGGCAGGCGTGGCCACGTTGTCAGGCACGGCTTTCGGCGAGTATGGCGAAGGCTACATGCGATTCTCATTTGCCAACTCTATTCCTAACATCGAAAAAGCCTTGACACGGACAGACGAAGCACTTCAAACTCTCTAAACTCTTCTTTTTTTATCGGCTCTCACTAGATGACCAGCAAACAGTTAGCTATTTAGATGAAGCGCTCTTTGTTTTCTAGAAACTTAATTGAATATTTTTCCCATTAGCATCGAACGTTGTAGGAAAAATTTCTCTGTTGGACTTTCGCTTCTTCAACTAACGCCGTATATATGTTCTTAGCGGTTCTTTCCTTTAATTTCCCTTCTGCGCCCTCTTCATAGCTTATCGAAATTGACTAGAAAATAGTTAATGGCTTGTATTCACCATAAACTTCCCGCAGAACGTCGCATATTTCACCTACTGTAGCATATTCCTTAACAGCCACTAAGATAGGTGGCACAAGGTTTTCTGTTTCCTCTTCAGCCAAATGACGCAAAATTTCAAGAGCGTCCCT
This region includes:
- a CDS encoding VIT1/CCC1 transporter family protein → MIERVKTFFRRTRQYIQITQMTPIARRYFIKDGFDGSMTMLGIIIGFWSVGVTKPEIIVTAGLGACLAMGISGLFGAYMTEKAERQRQLKTLEAAMLTDLSGSIHNDASDFVSMYAAFIDGSSPVLTGVISLVPFILALTGTFLIGDAYIVSVILTLITLFSLGLYLGRIAKANILLYGAQMVAIGIVTVAIFLLLSAI
- a CDS encoding winged helix-turn-helix transcriptional regulator yields the protein MSVCIVDAPDKIRLLADFTRTEILQLLCEHPMTEAQLSDELGLTRAAIGYHLKLLMKAQLIYLERVEPEEHGILQKFYSPVAAFFIVNCDHIPKDVKRFFIQMQIVNLRGIFIAFQLQHRFFGVSPETLEKLALMMLKQLENTGRKYSKEGPVENAETLKVKIYAEALRVLTKQDEWHALFRKSREPKL
- a CDS encoding pyridoxal phosphate-dependent aminotransferase, translating into MSSIFARRMQDLGTETAFEVLAKAKALEKQGREIIHLEIGEPDFDTPKNIRDAATKAMNSGYTHYVPAAGIPELREAIAEHISETRHITVNPEEVVVTPGAKPIIFFGILACVEIGDEVMYPNPGFPIYESLIKFIGAKPVPMPLKEENDFAIDTVDTLEKISDKTKMIILNFPENPTGGVLTKENLETIADKVKDRDDLIIVSDEMYSRMIYEGEHRSIASLPGIKDKTVIIDGFSKTYAMTGWRLGYGVMPKNLAEKITQLMINSNSCTCAFSQMAGVEALRGPQDEVKRMVEELKRRREVIVSGLNRIEGITCKKPQATFYVFPNVKEVNMDSRKLPDFLLNKAGVATLSGTAFGEYGEGYMRFSFANSIPNIEKALTRTDEALQTL